The nucleotide window GCAGGATCATGTTCCATTCTTTCCCCGGGATCGTCTGTATCCAGTTATTCTCTCTTCCGTCCGGAGCCTTTGGTCCAAAGTAAATATCTAAAGAACCATCCTGATTATACGTAAGTTTCCCGGAATGGCCGTGAATGGATGGCCACGGCTGACCGGCATGGATCATCAGATGGGTCCGGTTGTCATAAACGATCACTGACCAGAAGTTCCTGGCTGGAATGTTTGGCGGTAAATGCAACCTGTAGTTCTTACCACCTGTCAATGGCTTGCTCCTGGCATCGGATGATACTTTATATTTTTCTTCTTCTTCCATGATACCTGGATCCGTTTCGTTTCCCCCTGACCGCAACACGGGTCAGCAATACATGAATTTATTCTGGCTTTGCTTTCTTGAAAACATCTGGGTCTTTGCCTCTGGATGGAATACAAAACCGAACACCAAGATCAAATCCGTATGTTATTGAAGTCATTCCGTAAGTACGCCCTGATCCGGTTTCAGATTCATATTTGTTCGACAGTGCGGCAAAGCCAGCTATCAGGTCAACGACAGGGGAAACAGTATAACCACTGTTGAACCATGTGGACCAGATAAATTCAGAACCAGCACCAAATCCTCCGAAATCAACCCTTAATTCGACAGGAACCCTCGGGTGCGGATAGTAATGTGCCTGCATGCCCAGGACCGGGTCCCAGAAATCTTTATGCTCATCGATTTCTATTATGGCAATGTTCCCTTCCATTTCTCCGAACAGGTGATAATAGGTGTATCGAAATCCTGCAAAGGGATCAAGGATGAATTTATCCCCCAGCCTTAATCTCATCCCTGCGCTTACATCCAGGATATGCCTTTGCAGCTCAGGTTTTGCAGTGAAATAATGCTTGCCATTCTCACT belongs to Bacteroidales bacterium and includes:
- a CDS encoding DUF1214 domain-containing protein — encoded protein: MEEEEKYKVSSDARSKPLTGGKNYRLHLPPNIPARNFWSVIVYDNRTHLMIHAGQPWPSIHGHSGKLTYNQDGSLDIYFGPKAPDGRENNWIQTIPGKEWNMILRLYGPLESWYDKTWRPGQIEEWEAITE